Genomic segment of Peribacillus frigoritolerans:
AGGTGTCCAAGATGATCCTTTTAAAAGTGGATGACAGAAAGTTTGGGAATAGCAATATCAAGTACAGTGTCGTTGATAAGGAAACAAATGAATTGATCATTAGCGGTGTGTTTAAGGAATTTGGACAAGCAAGCGATAAATATTATGAATTGAAGGATGAATACGGTCCTTCCAATGTGAAAATGATATTGAAGTGAAAAGAGGGGGACCGACGGGTTTCCCTTTTTTCGTATAATGCCAGGAATGAAAATGGCCCGTACGATAAATAATCGGATAAAGGAATAATCAAAGGTTTCTGAATCATATAATTAGATTAAGAGAGTTCTTAACATCCTTTTTTTACAATATACTACAATTTTATTGTAAAGTATGGAATTTGGTGGTAATATTAAGCGCATAAATGTAAACGTTTGCAACGTTTTTTTGTGAGGAGGTGATGTAAAAGAAGTACGCTAGACTATGAATTTTATTGAATTAAAGGCTTTTATTTTACTAATTTTATGCAAACGTTTTCTTAAAATTGCATGAATATTATGAGAAAAAGGGAGAGTGGGTAGGCATGAGGCGTAAAAAATGGTACGGGGGAATTCTTACTGTTTTATTAATTTTTAGTGTGATTTTGGCTGGATGCTCTTCTTCAACTGGCGGAAACAGCGACTCAAAGGATGTCGTGACGCTCGATATATTTCAATTCAAGGTAGAATTCAAGTCGCAATTCGAGACATTGGCAAAACAATATGAAAAAGAAAATCCAAATGTGAAGATCAAGGTATCGACAGTCGGCGGCGGAAATGATTATAAATCTGCCATAACGGCAAAGTTCGCTTCAGGTGAGGAGCCGGCGGTTTTTAACATTGGCGGACCGGTAGATGTCGCACAATATAAAGATAGATTAACAGATTTAAAGGACACGAAGGCTGCTGCTGCAGCGCTTGACGGTACTTTGGATGGCGTGGAAGAGGACGGGCAAGTCCTTGGACTTCCATTTAACCAAGAAGGATACGGCTTGATTTATAACAAACGAATATTTAAAGAAGCCGGAATTAATCCTGATGAAATTACAAGTTATGAAGCCTTAGAGGCGGCAGTTAAGAAAATCGATTCACAAAAAGACAAATTGAAAATCGATGCAGTTTTCGCATATCCGGTAAAAGAGAAGTGGGTGACAGGAAACCATTTATCCAATGTATTCTTATCACCGGAGTTTGATGGGAATGTGTTAGAAGCAAGTAAGGCACCAACGGTTAAATTCACGGATGGTGACAAGTTTAAGCAATTGGTCGATATCCAAAATGAGTATTCCGTCCAGCCGACAGCAAGTCTTGATTACTCCCAACAAGTGGAGGAGCTGTTCTCGCTTGAAAAGGTTGCAATCATTCAGCAAGGTAACTGGGTGTATAACACAGTCTATGATATGGACCCTGAGTTAGCTGAAAAGGGAATTGGCATCATCCCGATTCCAAATGGAGACAATGCAGGCATGCCGGTCGGCGTACCGAACTATTGGGCAGTGAACAAGAAATCGGATGAAAAGGTACAGGAAGCGGCGAAGAAGTTCCTCGACTGGATGTATACATCCGAAGCAGGGAAAAAAGCCGTTTTGGAAGATTTTAAATTCATTCCTGCTTATGAAGGATATGATGTAGAAAAAATTGCAGATCCAATTTCAAAAGAAATTTATAAATACTCTCAAGAAGGAA
This window contains:
- a CDS encoding ABC transporter substrate-binding protein, translated to MRRKKWYGGILTVLLIFSVILAGCSSSTGGNSDSKDVVTLDIFQFKVEFKSQFETLAKQYEKENPNVKIKVSTVGGGNDYKSAITAKFASGEEPAVFNIGGPVDVAQYKDRLTDLKDTKAAAAALDGTLDGVEEDGQVLGLPFNQEGYGLIYNKRIFKEAGINPDEITSYEALEAAVKKIDSQKDKLKIDAVFAYPVKEKWVTGNHLSNVFLSPEFDGNVLEASKAPTVKFTDGDKFKQLVDIQNEYSVQPTASLDYSQQVEELFSLEKVAIIQQGNWVYNTVYDMDPELAEKGIGIIPIPNGDNAGMPVGVPNYWAVNKKSDEKVQEAAKKFLDWMYTSEAGKKAVLEDFKFIPAYEGYDVEKIADPISKEIYKYSQEGNTIGWVFNGYPVGWNDDLGASVQKYVTGKLTWEELVQQNIENWEKIHSK